From one Leptospira kanakyensis genomic stretch:
- a CDS encoding class I SAM-dependent methyltransferase: MSETEYYRSQSYQEYLLSSHRREVCPPEDVYAFFNWKGLNNIVDFGSGLGFYFNEFRKWFPHVWIWAAECQQEIIDMILRRKLMEGIEQLTPFHMDQSDHPLLPEWVPVPEIIFASLSLSTFPNPGLAMDGLIRSMKSGGRLFIIDWSKTESGFGPKINEKISMDKMKFLAEEYKLEVTKSGRISEHFYGMEVKASSSFIYGYYDLKEEEDEDSAVFKQ, encoded by the coding sequence ATGTCCGAAACGGAATACTACCGTTCCCAAAGTTATCAGGAATACCTACTTTCCAGTCACAGAAGGGAGGTATGCCCTCCCGAAGATGTGTATGCATTTTTCAATTGGAAAGGCCTAAACAATATAGTCGACTTTGGGAGTGGGCTTGGATTCTACTTTAATGAATTTAGAAAATGGTTTCCCCATGTCTGGATCTGGGCTGCGGAATGCCAACAAGAGATCATCGACATGATCCTTCGTCGGAAACTGATGGAAGGGATCGAACAACTCACCCCTTTCCATATGGACCAGTCCGACCACCCCCTGCTCCCGGAATGGGTTCCGGTTCCAGAAATCATTTTTGCTTCCCTCTCCCTTTCCACATTCCCAAACCCTGGTTTGGCGATGGATGGCCTCATTCGTTCGATGAAATCGGGTGGACGACTTTTCATCATTGATTGGTCAAAAACAGAATCTGGATTTGGTCCCAAAATCAATGAAAAGATATCCATGGATAAAATGAAATTCCTCGCAGAAGAATACAAATTGGAAGTCACCAAATCAGGTAGAATTTCCGAACATTTTTATGGGATGGAAGTAAAAGCAAGTTCTAGTTTTATTTATGGATATTATGACCTCAAAGAAGAAGAGGATGAAGATTCAGCAGTGTTTAAACAATAA
- a CDS encoding DUF6989 domain-containing protein has translation MKPKFLAEEFLLALYFLVFSIVSGFVLYFGEGSAGIKLATLTLLFHISFVGLSLGLRWHTPFRIWKFLVPLSIFMVFPDWFLSSALQILVFPEDGFFKIGTVAGYMAGLWVIPLFVCVYTGIKLEEMSVSIIGTGLWVGIIALIIFGTSEATMWVLGSWYAKDVKMWGHVAYYVLVPEMILGITTYLAYQGFSYSAYIIQMAIGFLVMLLYIGNLSFFYLLIEKIL, from the coding sequence ATGAAACCTAAGTTCCTTGCAGAAGAATTCCTTTTGGCATTGTATTTTTTAGTATTTAGCATTGTTTCCGGATTTGTTTTATACTTTGGTGAAGGTTCTGCGGGAATCAAACTCGCTACGCTTACCCTCCTTTTCCACATTAGTTTTGTTGGCCTTTCCCTTGGACTTAGGTGGCATACTCCCTTTCGGATTTGGAAATTTTTAGTTCCCTTATCCATTTTTATGGTTTTTCCGGATTGGTTTCTTTCTAGCGCCTTACAGATATTAGTATTTCCAGAAGACGGATTTTTTAAAATAGGGACTGTTGCCGGTTATATGGCCGGTCTTTGGGTCATTCCTTTATTTGTTTGTGTTTATACAGGAATCAAACTCGAAGAAATGTCTGTATCCATCATTGGAACAGGGCTTTGGGTTGGAATCATTGCTTTAATTATCTTCGGAACTTCTGAAGCAACGATGTGGGTTCTCGGTTCTTGGTATGCAAAAGATGTGAAAATGTGGGGGCATGTTGCCTACTACGTGTTAGTTCCTGAAATGATTTTAGGAATTACAACTTATCTTGCTTACCAAGGATTTTCATATTCTGCCTATATCATTCAAATGGCGATTGGTTTTCTCGTGATGCTTCTATATATTGGAAATCTTTCTTTCTTTTATCTCCTCATTGAAAAAATTCTATAA
- a CDS encoding tetratricopeptide repeat protein: MKFSIQFWMVVLLFSYLPVSADSGFEESRYPTIAKAIHASLLPDKKSIRLDWDPPKQDGEIIVARSSVMIDSPEKLYIADSLGRYKASGSNATRVYFDYNLKPGTYYYAIVMVADVRRREVKLFSNQNYTVVPVHIAEENGTPVVGQNQDFPAFPADAGIQSMVGGVSNITANIERKFVRLNWTPPNGATAGRTLYTVYRSNSPLTSLTLMQKAEKLAELTHPVNTFLDQDLDKSQTLYYGVSVKQVGGEETLPLEDKKSTLRVFYIKQTDKNNAEVIVEDSPKKPKQEVASNDTRTDLGGVMHVRGLGYERVGKGAVISWISPEAADETTVYSLYASVKPLNQGSSSFGQGSVVKVATVVHPKTNFFIKELKEIDELYFGVTAKSNGIPEDYNLRENVSYFKYDFSKDNLTPEEPNVVAESHPKKEPEKSEVYKNEHSVIPTETLPPRENSEPVNDFKEETSATVNYDLGQTDLNQIIKETVIRKKYETAVYRLEEYLKYESNGYLRGKAMFFLGVSALKTGDTKKALKCFLKRETKSYSPSRVEFWTNQTLGQVGRGNL; encoded by the coding sequence ATGAAGTTCTCGATTCAATTCTGGATGGTTGTACTGCTATTCTCTTATCTTCCGGTTTCGGCAGATTCTGGGTTTGAGGAAAGCCGTTATCCAACGATAGCAAAGGCAATCCATGCCAGCCTTCTACCTGATAAAAAATCGATTCGTTTGGATTGGGATCCGCCCAAACAAGATGGTGAAATCATTGTGGCTCGTTCCTCCGTGATGATTGATAGTCCAGAAAAATTATACATCGCCGATTCTCTTGGTCGTTATAAAGCATCTGGTTCTAATGCCACTCGTGTTTATTTTGATTATAATTTAAAACCAGGAACTTATTACTACGCAATCGTTATGGTAGCGGATGTTCGTCGTAGAGAAGTAAAACTTTTTTCTAACCAAAATTATACTGTGGTTCCTGTTCATATCGCAGAAGAAAATGGAACCCCGGTTGTGGGCCAGAACCAAGATTTCCCTGCCTTTCCTGCAGATGCCGGAATTCAGTCGATGGTGGGTGGGGTTTCTAATATTACTGCCAATATTGAAAGAAAATTTGTTCGTTTGAACTGGACACCACCAAACGGTGCAACAGCGGGAAGAACTTTGTATACGGTGTATCGCTCCAATTCTCCTTTAACCAGTTTGACTCTCATGCAAAAAGCAGAGAAATTAGCAGAACTTACCCATCCAGTGAATACATTTTTGGATCAGGATTTAGATAAATCTCAAACCTTGTATTATGGAGTCTCCGTCAAACAAGTCGGAGGTGAGGAAACTCTACCATTAGAAGATAAAAAGTCTACTTTGCGTGTATTTTATATCAAACAAACGGATAAAAATAATGCGGAAGTCATTGTAGAAGATTCTCCTAAAAAACCAAAACAAGAAGTGGCATCCAATGATACCCGTACTGATTTAGGTGGTGTGATGCATGTTCGTGGTCTAGGTTATGAACGTGTGGGCAAAGGAGCTGTGATTAGTTGGATTAGTCCCGAAGCCGCTGATGAAACAACGGTATATAGTTTGTATGCATCGGTAAAACCTTTAAACCAAGGATCTTCTTCCTTTGGGCAAGGTTCTGTTGTGAAAGTTGCAACCGTTGTACATCCAAAAACCAACTTTTTTATCAAAGAATTAAAAGAAATCGATGAACTCTATTTTGGGGTTACTGCCAAATCCAATGGAATTCCAGAAGATTATAATTTAAGAGAAAACGTATCTTATTTTAAATATGATTTTTCAAAAGATAACTTAACACCGGAAGAACCAAATGTGGTAGCGGAGTCTCATCCTAAAAAAGAACCAGAAAAATCAGAAGTTTATAAAAACGAACATTCTGTAATACCTACAGAAACCTTACCTCCGAGAGAAAATTCGGAACCGGTGAATGATTTTAAAGAAGAAACATCGGCAACGGTAAACTATGATTTAGGCCAAACAGATCTAAATCAAATTATCAAAGAAACAGTCATTAGAAAAAAATATGAAACCGCAGTGTATCGTTTGGAAGAATATTTGAAATACGAATCCAATGGATATTTGAGAGGGAAGGCAATGTTTTTCCTTGGTGTGAGTGCATTAAAAACTGGTGATACAAAAAAAGCCTTAAAATGTTTTTTAAAGAGGGAAACTAAATCCTATTCTCCATCAAGAGTAGAGTTTTGGACGAATCAGACCTTGGGTCAGGTGGGTAGAGGGAATTTATGA
- a CDS encoding CopG family transcriptional regulator has protein sequence MAKIDKRFQILLSEEEQILLKNEASRRGVSGGELIRMALKNEIIQKSELVRRNALVSLAEIMD, from the coding sequence ATGGCAAAAATTGATAAACGGTTTCAAATTTTACTTTCCGAAGAAGAACAAATTTTATTAAAAAATGAAGCGTCCAGGCGAGGGGTATCTGGGGGGGAACTCATCCGAATGGCTTTAAAAAATGAAATCATTCAAAAGTCAGAACTTGTGCGAAGGAATGCCCTTGTTTCCCTCGCGGAGATCATGGATTGA
- a CDS encoding LA_2486 family SGNH/GDSL-type esterase: protein MKKFYKFSFYLTIVLLLSLSLGEGYLRFQNPKETEEIRYKKFHCLYGFDQIRLCPNRNETFTRVDGKTWDIQTNNFGERILSKDTNPTQLWLIGDSMAMGYGLPTKETPAFYLKTKYKIETRVIAVDAIGTNGIFKLLKESLDSTKQEDLPSQIYWIWNPSDFIDDEREKKGLKRYLYPIHYKLSRNSYLYRSLLPSPPSNVYTLSGIPILYPENHTTYSNLLQFLNDPAITQKKLNILFTWGMSRVEKPDTKDPNYNEAKIFFIKQGMKTIDLRKKTEDLFKEQKQVYISGDGHPGPALAELFADAIAKDFLNLP, encoded by the coding sequence TTGAAAAAATTCTATAAATTTTCATTTTATCTTACGATTGTCCTTCTCTTAAGTTTATCTCTAGGAGAAGGTTATCTCCGTTTCCAAAACCCAAAAGAAACCGAAGAGATTCGTTATAAAAAGTTTCATTGTTTGTATGGATTCGATCAAATTCGACTTTGCCCCAATCGGAATGAAACATTCACAAGAGTGGATGGAAAAACTTGGGACATCCAAACAAACAACTTTGGAGAACGGATCCTTTCTAAGGATACAAATCCAACTCAACTTTGGCTCATTGGTGACTCGATGGCCATGGGTTATGGGCTGCCAACAAAAGAAACACCAGCATTTTATTTAAAAACAAAATATAAAATAGAAACGCGTGTGATTGCGGTGGATGCCATTGGCACAAATGGAATCTTTAAGCTTTTAAAAGAAAGTTTGGATTCTACAAAACAAGAAGACCTTCCCAGTCAAATTTACTGGATTTGGAATCCATCCGACTTTATCGATGATGAAAGAGAAAAAAAAGGTTTAAAACGTTATCTTTATCCCATCCACTACAAACTCAGTCGCAATTCTTATCTCTACCGAAGTCTTCTTCCCTCACCTCCATCCAATGTGTACACTTTGTCCGGAATTCCCATCCTTTATCCGGAAAACCATACAACCTATTCTAACCTACTCCAATTTTTGAATGACCCGGCAATAACCCAAAAAAAACTAAACATCCTTTTCACTTGGGGGATGTCAAGAGTTGAAAAACCCGATACAAAGGATCCCAATTACAATGAGGCAAAAATATTTTTTATCAAACAAGGGATGAAAACCATCGACCTCCGAAAGAAAACAGAAGATTTGTTTAAAGAACAAAAACAAGTTTATATCTCTGGAGATGGCCACCCAGGCCCTGCCCTTGCTGAACTTTTTGCCGATGCCATCGCCAAGGACTTCTTAAATTTGCCTTAG
- the rpiB gene encoding ribose 5-phosphate isomerase B has protein sequence MKEKIGIASDHGGFALKEFLRKSLEETYEIVDYGTKSEESVDYPTIIGDACRKVLSGEVPRLIALCGTGIGASIAANRFKGIRAALCHDEFTAEMSKRHNNANVLVLGGRVLGTDLAQRIVKKWIETEFEGGRHQKRLGLIEEQS, from the coding sequence ATGAAAGAAAAAATTGGAATCGCATCTGACCATGGAGGATTTGCCCTCAAAGAATTCCTCAGGAAAAGTCTCGAGGAAACTTACGAAATTGTCGATTACGGTACTAAGAGCGAAGAGTCCGTCGACTACCCCACCATCATTGGAGATGCCTGCCGAAAGGTTCTTTCCGGTGAAGTTCCCAGACTCATCGCCCTTTGCGGGACAGGCATTGGAGCCTCCATTGCTGCCAACCGTTTCAAAGGCATTCGTGCGGCCCTTTGCCATGATGAGTTTACGGCGGAGATGTCCAAACGCCATAACAATGCCAATGTACTCGTTTTAGGGGGAAGGGTTCTCGGAACAGATTTAGCACAGAGAATCGTAAAAAAATGGATAGAAACAGAATTCGAAGGTGGACGGCACCAAAAACGATTGGGACTCATCGAAGAACAGTCGTAA
- a CDS encoding metalloenzyme — MIFYVFLDGVGMADYDPKSNPFSRFAKGFLAPVGGIPKADVDLPVPSSHLHYIKTDAHMGVPGLPQSATGQTALWTGIPGPKVLDRHVSGFPTITLRKIIAKYSLIKVLNENGHLSDFLNCFSPPYLKHVEEKPKLVSASTLVQLASGRPLKTFDDLANGRGLYMDLTHEIMGTLGIDMLKPGDPLLERRDPYELGKQSFSRFANYKLGLYEYFLTDKVGHAMDWEKAEHIIKNLEEFFRGVLESIDPKKDLLIVSSDHGNMEDLSQKNHTENPAATILYGKDADRFAENIHSLADIVPEIYKTFGMEEALHNTQTNEFLIKSD, encoded by the coding sequence ATGATTTTTTATGTATTTTTGGACGGAGTCGGGATGGCAGACTATGATCCCAAATCCAATCCATTCAGTCGTTTTGCCAAAGGTTTTTTAGCACCAGTCGGAGGGATTCCCAAAGCTGATGTAGATTTACCTGTTCCCTCTTCTCATTTACATTATATCAAAACAGATGCCCATATGGGTGTCCCTGGGCTCCCACAATCTGCCACAGGCCAAACAGCCCTATGGACGGGAATTCCTGGACCGAAAGTCCTGGATCGACATGTGAGTGGGTTTCCGACCATCACACTTCGTAAAATCATTGCCAAGTATTCTCTCATTAAAGTTTTAAATGAAAATGGTCATCTCAGCGATTTTCTAAACTGTTTTTCGCCGCCCTACCTCAAACATGTAGAAGAAAAACCAAAACTAGTTTCTGCATCCACCTTAGTCCAGTTAGCCAGTGGTCGCCCCTTAAAAACCTTCGATGATTTGGCAAATGGTCGAGGCCTTTATATGGATTTAACTCATGAAATTATGGGAACACTCGGAATTGATATGTTAAAACCAGGAGATCCGCTTTTAGAACGCAGAGATCCTTATGAACTGGGGAAACAATCATTCTCTCGGTTTGCCAATTACAAACTAGGTTTGTACGAATACTTTCTGACTGATAAAGTCGGCCATGCCATGGATTGGGAAAAGGCAGAACATATCATCAAAAACTTAGAAGAATTTTTTCGTGGAGTGCTGGAAAGTATAGATCCAAAAAAAGATTTACTCATTGTTTCGAGTGATCATGGAAATATGGAAGACTTAAGCCAAAAGAACCATACGGAAAACCCGGCGGCCACCATCCTATACGGTAAGGATGCTGACCGCTTCGCAGAAAATATACATTCGCTTGCTGACATTGTTCCCGAAATTTATAAAACCTTCGGAATGGAAGAAGCCCTCCACAACACGCAAACGAATGAATTTCTAATTAAGTCCGACTAA
- a CDS encoding UvrD-helicase domain-containing protein — MWSEEQKNIIHSNHLIKQVIAGAGSGKTATMIGLLEEREKTKSIPPENTVIVTFTKKATREFKERCVKKGLSNKYHISTFHAFCYHVLKNYDNSKDWSKYKLLSESKKWEITKEILFPLRYVVGGIPFPILFKNDGKYFSELSEIGYKSFLSNFKLWKEKNYYFEFDDLISQFLQFLDTDSAGFVKERWKSLIIDEFQDTDEVQLEIIKKMNFRSITVVGDDWQAIYGFRGATPKPFLDFPNHFPGVEQYFLSTNYRSKDSIIQASLVPLKPNKDKIPKQVQTFRKEKGVFRIERINDLETKPLEIWKEWFKKDPSCILLTRSNYRKQTWLDLGLPAAQVMTIHSAKGLEFSSVILDLVLGWSEDGEGINEAEERRILYVGLSRAKDNLVLLIADKTKPDRLADRMSADFSIRNRFRNRTLRWARLW; from the coding sequence ATGTGGAGTGAAGAACAAAAAAACATCATCCATTCGAATCATCTCATCAAACAAGTGATTGCTGGTGCAGGTTCCGGAAAAACTGCCACAATGATTGGCCTACTGGAAGAAAGAGAAAAAACAAAATCCATTCCTCCTGAAAACACGGTCATTGTTACATTTACCAAAAAAGCCACTCGTGAATTTAAGGAAAGGTGTGTAAAAAAAGGACTCTCAAATAAATATCATATCTCCACCTTTCATGCGTTTTGTTACCATGTTCTAAAGAATTACGATAACTCTAAAGACTGGTCAAAATACAAACTTCTGAGTGAATCTAAAAAATGGGAAATCACAAAGGAAATCCTATTTCCCTTGCGTTATGTGGTCGGTGGAATTCCCTTTCCTATTCTTTTCAAAAACGATGGGAAATATTTTTCTGAACTTTCAGAAATAGGTTACAAATCCTTCCTATCCAATTTTAAGTTATGGAAAGAGAAAAACTATTATTTCGAGTTTGATGATTTGATTTCCCAATTCCTCCAGTTTTTAGATACAGATTCAGCAGGATTCGTGAAGGAAAGATGGAAGTCTCTCATCATCGACGAGTTTCAAGACACGGACGAAGTACAACTTGAGATCATAAAAAAAATGAATTTCAGATCCATCACTGTAGTGGGTGATGATTGGCAGGCCATCTATGGGTTTCGAGGGGCCACACCAAAACCTTTTTTAGATTTTCCTAATCATTTTCCAGGAGTGGAACAATACTTTTTATCCACTAACTATCGTTCCAAGGATTCCATCATCCAAGCCTCCCTAGTCCCCCTCAAACCAAACAAAGATAAAATCCCAAAACAAGTGCAAACCTTTCGGAAAGAAAAGGGAGTATTTCGAATAGAACGAATCAATGACCTAGAAACAAAACCACTCGAGATTTGGAAAGAATGGTTTAAAAAGGATCCAAGTTGCATCCTCCTAACCCGAAGTAATTACCGAAAACAAACCTGGTTAGACCTAGGCCTTCCTGCGGCGCAAGTGATGACAATCCACAGTGCCAAGGGATTAGAATTTTCCAGTGTCATCTTGGATTTAGTTCTTGGATGGAGTGAAGACGGCGAAGGGATCAATGAAGCCGAAGAACGAAGGATACTATATGTAGGTCTATCCCGAGCAAAAGACAATTTGGTTCTTTTAATAGCAGACAAAACAAAACCAGATCGACTTGCCGATCGGATGAGCGCTGATTTTTCAATCAGGAACCGGTTCAGAAATCGTACTTTACGGTGGGCTCGGCTCTGGTGA
- a CDS encoding tetratricopeptide repeat protein: protein MNRIIVSLAGFLFIVAGLSTAYYQTNISAKEDQSQIILEKIAEGEEYLKQSNPQSKEKAIAIFSELAGKRGLEKYEFQIKYNQARALEKNSDYYPALDIYKDLKKSSNLKPEEKERLSYSLGNLLLKIGNESEGKAHLESVLQLSSDNKLRSKSFLALGDYYYKTGHFETARKNYTLALQEDPNNTESRIGWGRALRKLGKDWASFDVFDEYIETADQLAGADEKVVGEYKDTVLKDAKENYTKKNYSKAIELFQKVISVAPSSKKEEEALYYIALSYDAMGKQVESLTYINKALNNSDYSLDQAALYKKGTIYFRQGKFEKAAGIFQTIVDKYPKNQITDKAIAWKKESLDQFTDHNDLEDSDVTSDSSSPKPSSVSNKPESGSDLEF from the coding sequence ATGAATCGAATCATTGTTAGTTTAGCTGGTTTTTTGTTTATTGTTGCGGGTCTTTCTACTGCATATTATCAAACAAATATTTCTGCAAAAGAAGACCAATCGCAAATCATTTTGGAAAAAATTGCAGAAGGGGAAGAATACTTAAAACAATCTAACCCCCAAAGTAAAGAAAAGGCAATCGCCATATTCTCTGAGTTAGCGGGAAAACGCGGACTCGAAAAATACGAATTCCAAATTAAATACAACCAAGCAAGGGCTCTTGAAAAAAACTCAGACTATTATCCTGCGTTAGATATTTACAAAGACTTAAAAAAAAGTTCAAACTTAAAACCAGAAGAAAAAGAACGTCTAAGTTATTCTCTTGGAAATTTACTTTTAAAAATCGGAAATGAATCAGAAGGGAAAGCACATTTAGAATCTGTTTTGCAACTTAGTTCTGATAATAAATTAAGATCCAAATCATTTTTAGCTTTGGGTGATTATTATTATAAAACCGGTCATTTTGAAACGGCACGTAAAAATTACACCTTAGCCTTACAAGAAGATCCTAATAATACGGAATCTCGCATTGGTTGGGGTAGGGCTCTTCGTAAATTGGGAAAAGATTGGGCATCCTTTGATGTATTTGATGAATACATTGAAACTGCTGACCAATTGGCTGGGGCTGACGAAAAAGTAGTTGGAGAATACAAAGATACTGTTTTAAAAGATGCCAAAGAGAATTATACTAAGAAAAATTATTCCAAGGCGATTGAATTATTTCAGAAAGTGATTAGCGTAGCGCCATCATCCAAAAAAGAAGAAGAGGCATTGTATTACATTGCTCTTTCCTACGATGCGATGGGAAAACAAGTGGAATCGCTTACTTATATCAATAAAGCTTTGAATAACAGCGATTATTCGCTCGACCAAGCAGCTTTATACAAAAAAGGAACTATTTATTTCAGACAAGGAAAGTTTGAAAAGGCAGCAGGAATCTTTCAGACAATTGTAGATAAATACCCTAAAAACCAGATTACCGACAAGGCGATTGCATGGAAAAAAGAATCTCTCGATCAGTTTACCGACCATAATGATCTTGAAGATTCTGATGTAACGTCTGATTCAAGTTCACCTAAACCAAGTTCGGTTTCAAACAAACCAGAATCAGGAAGTGACTTAGAATTTTAG
- a CDS encoding LamG-like jellyroll fold domain-containing protein, producing the protein MVQNSEPGKKNFLKPKENTPKHGELFFDFEGEVREPQITEAGFPFKSKSISVVSSSYLTDDQTYFFGKKSAYFSGRRNQIHLSVSGNSLFGTHPDPFTISIPVRLGEQGAGSVILDRTVYVKGKKYGISLELNESKPTLYVNNLLQKSDGRTASFILESPVKLRRKTWEVISIYFDTLNHKYIMYQNGIETAEYENKQADTLGFAFPENDSTPLVLGKSFYGNLDGFHIHKGEPEVEYTKFESVRYDDETKIGYMEGNTALSPVLETKYSNSSLTRIQWKIEQPQDTMLELYFRGTNEKFVESNLNLPWIRIKSLEKDLPKNKFKYYQWKLWFRPDPLGKSVPNVQSLSFDYTEQTPPDVPTRFRLDTNPSQGHPICLLWNSNHEKEVQNGGGYIIHYGLTPTRMLGSVFVKKDKNGALTKLDGNEENSSFRNKRFCVNEETLVNNIYIPEGELEAPEYHPIADQVDTSRMEKRGLLFQPGLTYYFRISAYNRYLNEWDSKDQKSPLSPAVSFSFPKEVSNHK; encoded by the coding sequence GTGGTTCAAAATTCGGAACCAGGCAAAAAGAACTTTCTCAAACCCAAAGAAAATACTCCGAAACACGGCGAACTCTTTTTCGACTTTGAAGGAGAGGTGAGAGAACCACAGATCACCGAAGCCGGTTTCCCATTCAAATCCAAATCCATCTCCGTTGTTTCCTCTTCTTATTTAACCGATGACCAAACTTATTTTTTTGGAAAGAAGTCGGCTTATTTTTCTGGGCGTAGAAACCAAATCCATCTTTCCGTTTCAGGAAATTCTCTATTCGGCACCCATCCCGATCCCTTTACCATTTCCATTCCCGTTCGGTTGGGAGAACAAGGAGCAGGTTCTGTCATTTTGGACAGAACTGTTTATGTAAAAGGGAAAAAATATGGCATCTCACTCGAGTTAAACGAAAGTAAACCAACCTTATACGTAAATAACCTTCTACAAAAATCGGATGGTAGAACGGCTAGTTTCATTTTAGAATCACCCGTTAAACTAAGAAGAAAAACTTGGGAAGTGATTTCTATTTATTTTGATACATTAAATCATAAATACATCATGTACCAGAATGGAATAGAAACCGCAGAGTATGAAAACAAACAAGCTGATACCTTAGGTTTTGCTTTTCCAGAAAATGATTCCACTCCCCTTGTGCTTGGAAAATCGTTTTATGGAAACCTAGATGGATTTCATATCCATAAGGGGGAACCGGAAGTAGAATACACTAAATTTGAATCCGTTCGTTATGATGATGAAACCAAAATTGGTTATATGGAAGGGAACACTGCTTTATCTCCTGTTTTAGAAACAAAATATAGCAATTCCAGCTTAACTCGCATCCAATGGAAAATAGAACAACCTCAGGATACAATGCTCGAACTTTATTTTCGGGGAACCAACGAGAAGTTTGTTGAATCCAATTTAAACCTGCCTTGGATTAGAATTAAGTCTTTAGAGAAAGACCTCCCCAAAAACAAATTCAAATACTACCAATGGAAGTTATGGTTTAGACCAGATCCACTGGGGAAGTCAGTGCCAAACGTACAATCCTTATCTTTCGACTATACAGAACAAACTCCTCCAGATGTTCCTACAAGGTTTCGTTTGGATACAAATCCATCACAAGGCCATCCCATTTGTTTGTTGTGGAACTCAAACCATGAAAAAGAAGTACAAAACGGCGGTGGTTATATCATCCACTATGGACTCACTCCCACACGTATGTTAGGTTCTGTTTTTGTTAAAAAAGATAAAAATGGTGCCTTAACGAAGTTAGATGGAAACGAAGAAAATAGTAGTTTTAGGAACAAACGATTTTGTGTGAACGAAGAAACACTAGTGAACAATATTTATATTCCAGAAGGGGAATTGGAAGCACCTGAATACCATCCTATTGCAGACCAAGTGGATACTTCCCGAATGGAAAAAAGAGGCCTCCTCTTTCAACCTGGTTTGACATACTATTTCAGAATTTCAGCTTACAACCGTTACCTGAACGAATGGGATTCGAAAGACCAAAAAAGTCCTCTTTCGCCTGCGGTTTCATTTAGTTTCCCCAAAGAAGTTTCTAACCACAAGTAA